TAAAGTGTACGAACTTGTTAAACAGAAACTACACGGCATGTCCACTCATTCGCCCTTCATTATCAGTATAAACATAACTGACATAGAACAcaaatgttttatttaaaaaacatttcaaTCGATCATGATCGATCTCCTTTTTTTTAACTGAATTCGATTTGATTGTAAAATTAATGTTTAATATGGGATATTGTTCTTAACATTCGTTTAACAACGGATGCAATTCGATCTGAAGAAGTATGGTCGAGTAACGAAAAGATGTAGATTAACATTTTGGTAACAGTCGATTCTCGTTCTTATAACTCTAGGACTAACTGCGGTATTTCTAGTAGTAATATTAAATTGACACTACTTTTATAATAACTTGACTAATGAGCTGTTTCCGATAACTGTTATCAACGATCATTAATGCAACAACGTATTTATACCATGCTTTTGCTGTTACCAATCTTTACAAAGTATTTCATTTTTCGTAGGAATAGTAAAGAAACATCTTTAAAATTCAACATCTTTTTCAGATTCAAACCCTCGCATAGCGTAACATGATAAAATCATAACGATCGAAAGATGAAAGAAAGCTTTCTAAAGTGATGTATGTGGTAAAATAAACTGAATGATAAAGCTGTATGCATTGTTCTTGTTGAATGTAATACAGATACTTTGTCTCCATttattgatatttttaaatgttCAAATTCTTTGTAAATAGTTTTGTACTCTAAAAGCATCCCAGTTATTCAGAATTTAACAAAGATATGTATTCGACAAGAATGTTCAATCATTTATAGTATTTGTAGTGAACCCCCAACAAGGCCAACCATAAATTAATAGTCTAAAAATACTAAATATTCTCATGTATTTAATACGCAATAAATTTATCGATGGCAGCTAGGATGGGAAAATGACAGCGATGCCTAGATGGCACAAAACAAATGAACTCAAATATGTACTAATAAAATAGGTTATCAAAGacgtacaaaaaaaagaaaaaagaaaaaaacaaatcgaaaacgtGAAAACCGATTGACTTACATTCTACGATAATAAACGTCCATTATTTGTTCTATAGACACTCGTTGTACCGCTTGGTTTTTTCGGTACTTCGCGTTCCGTTTTAGTTCAGCAACACCTGTGTAATACACTGGAACGAACACTAATTATTTCGATTATTTCGATTATTTCGattatttcgattttttcgattACTAGAAGTGTAGCGTATGTAATATCGATAGCCTTTGTCTGCGACGTAGACTTTTAACAAAAACGCGATTTTATTTCATGATGATTCGTTAGATCTGCAAACTAATCGAATAATGAATGTTATGATCTCAAGCATGCACACTAAGGCAATGATACCTTTTCGCTTGAATTATTTACACAAGTGAAGAACCAGTTTTATATTTGTTGTATGCAGTCATAAATCAGTCAAATAAATTCTGTGATTTGGCATGAACTGAGCACCGCAAGCACCCAGATTATCGCCACCACACTGTAAAAGTTCAAACATGATAGCACTTCGTAAATGTGTACAATACACCGAATAATAACGGTGCTTCATCGAGCAAACGCTGCTATTTTCATTGTATCCCAATCAATTATATATGCCATACTCGCGTTACCCTTGAAAAGACCGGACGCGGGTAGGGAAAGACTAGGACtcggaggaaaaaaaaaactacTAAGTATCATCATTGACGCGTTGAAACGAGCTCAGCTCTCCGCAACTACTGGTTCTAATGTAGTTTTGCTTTCCTCCAGTTTTTTCGACTCTACTTGCTGCGCTTCGATATTCTTTTCtaatttcttattttctttCTCGTCTTTCTTAttctctttttcatttttcttattCTCATTTTGGATCGCCTTTATATCACCGTCAGGTGTCTGTTCCTTCTGCCGTTTCTCTATTTCCGCTTTGAAGTTCTCTATATCCTGCTGGCTAATTTGAACGAACAGTATGCCATTAATTACATTCAACATGTCTAGAACGGACCCCATACTGGGTGGTTGCACCTGAATAGGAGGCAGGCTGACACCTGACTTGCCCGTGTAAATTTCATTCATTTTTTTCTGCAGGACAACAGCCTGCTGTGTAAGGTGTCTTAGGCAGTCGCTGCTTTCTTTGGTCTTTTCGTGGTCCTCGCCCAACTGTTGTTTATATATAGCATAAGTTTCTTTTTCGTTGTTCAAAGCCGCACGGAAATCACCCATGCAGGACTGAGTCCTCGCGACAAGGTGGTAGGAAACAGCGACCTTCAATGACCGTAGACCGTGGTATCGAAGGTTTAGGGCCAAAGCATGCTCCAAAAAGCGGAGCGACAATTCGTATTCCCCAACAGCATGAAGTATCAACGAAATATTACTCTGAACGAACAATTAACATGGATAATATTAGCAACCTTTGTCGAAGATTAAATCAATATTCAAGATTTATAGTAACACTTACATCGAGGAGTGCTACTTCTGGATGATCTTCGCCGCAAACTAATAAGGCCAAATAACGCGCTCTATACAGTAACCTCAGCGACACGGAAACTTGACCATTTGCGAAGGAGTAAAGTGCAAGATGAATCTTGAAAAAAATATACAGAATAATATTAAAACTGTAATGAATATCATATGACTCACTATAATTTTAAACGATGGATTAAATTTCTTGATCCGATACTTACGTATTCGGTAATGGTATATGGATGATCGATGCCGTTAACCCTTTCCGACATAAGAACAGCTTTTTGTTGAGTAGCAAGAGCCTCACCGTGATCGCCCATTATATAATTTAACCGTGCGAGCATTCTGAGACATTGTGCGATTTCAGGATGCATAGCACCATAAACGTTGTTCAAAAGATTTAGTGCTTCGCTAATCAATTCGTATCCGTCTTTCAAGTAACCTTGCTGAATTTTACTTTGACCCGTTGTATAAAAGTTATATGCATCACTAGCCTGACAACAAAAAtagttaaataattttattatcaaCAGATTTCGTGGTTTTAAGTGAATTTAGTTGAACGTTAAGTATATAAATATACGTAGCGAGTaatgattattattaatttgaaatttattactcACTCTAGGATTGATATGCTTCACGACAGGGAATATGTTGAGTATATCTTCTTCAAAGAACGTAGccctatttttattttcaaagttGTATTCGCGCAATAATATTTGGATGCCAGTCTTTATACAGAAACCACGGAGCAAGGAGATCTTTTGCAAATGAAAATGATCTATTGTGGCGTCTAATGACTCTGGACTCGGTGTTTCCCAATCGTAATAGGCTTTCAGATCAGCTTTAATTTGTTGCCACAGAGACCTAGGCGTCAATGACGCCCATTCCACCTCGGACTGTTGCGGACCATTATTTCGACCTTTCCTTTTATTGCGTCGCTTTGCAGTTTTACTCTgaagctgaaacagacaattacgcaAATGTTCAGTTAGGAAAATGGTTCACTTGACGATACTCTAGCTAACGTATTAACAACATCGTACCTCTTCCAGATTCTGCTGTGGATGAATAATTTGTGCCGAGGACAATAAGCAATTCAAGAAGTGACTAATCGCGGCGGAAAGACTCATCAATTCTGTACCCTGAAGAAATAAATGTCAGAATTTTTCATCTCAAACTTAAAAGGTTAAtggtgtaattttatttttaattaacataCCTGCATATAAAATGTGAAAATGTGTTTTGCCGAGCGCAAAACAAGCTCCGAAACGGCAATACGGTGAAGATATTGCAATTGCGGCACCGTAGCTGCTAACATAGTCGCTAATTTACCAAGATAACGCACATTGATACCTCTACCATGCAAAGCTTCTACTAATGTACTGCCGTCCATTGCTGCGGCTGTGTGATCCAAGCATTCACGGATCTATAATGAAAACAAGATTGTAATTAAATATGGTTAATAGATATTAATTTCGTAAAGGTCAAGTTTCAGCACGGAAAATTTCATACGTACAAACGTAGGAATTTGTACGGTCAATAAAAAGTCAGCAGCATCTTGCACTAATTGCTTTTGTTTCTTTAAGGCAGGACCATTTAGATCAGGATGCTGTACACCCGGCGAAAATACGTCTGGGTTAAATCTAACGTCAAATTCTGCTTCTCGTAAACTACCCACTGCCGATGCTGCTCTTCGAACGATTTCTTTTGTACTTTCTTCCACTGAAAAATGATAGAAGAATTCCCAAAAGTCCATAATTgtcaagatattaatggaaaaatattatttacgttCTTGTTTCTCTCCGCCAGTAATAGAGTCTGTAATACTCTCTACAATTTTCTTTGCTTCGTCTGCTTCGATAAGCGATTGAGTAGAATCTTCTTTGTTGCTATCCACTATGATGGCGTTCGACTCTTCCTTTTTACCTTCCTGAAATTGTGCAATACTATATTATAGCACTGTTTTCAATGATATACATTAAGAGTGGAAAGAAGACTAATCTTGACCTTAGCAGTGGTCTCTTTTTCTTTCTGCACTCGTCTTGCAGACGTGAGCTGCTGAAGATGAGCAGCGGCATGTTTAATAAATTGAACATATCTAGCCTCGACAAAGGAGTCGATCAATTCCTGACGAAGACAAGCTAATCTATGCTTGTGTTCAATTGGAAAACCTAATGCTCTAGCTTCTTTGCTCAGTTCGACGCCTTCCACTAGGAAAGTAggtataaaaaaaagaataaattaacAGAGATGAATACATCACCATTCTTTCTGACATATTCTTGTCCTTTCTCGTAACTTCTCGAATAATACTATTAACCTTAATCCTTGTATTATCGTTTCCGGTTAACAAAGCTTTGAAGAGAAGGGTGGGGATGGGAGTCTCAAAACTACATTTCGTATACTTTGGGGAATAATTGTATTGTTGATTGTATGTATTAACCTACATTTAAGGAAGTTGACATCAGGAGGAAAAGTCCGTAATAAATCGAGTACGTAATGTCGAGAATCATTTCCAATGATACCCTTGCATTCTACGCTGCTACAAAGTTCGACTTCTTCTCCGGCATCATTGATTACTTTATGGGGAAGGATTTTTAATTGTTGACCGGCTTTATTTAACTGTAAAATACGACGCATTGTACAAGATATTTTAAAAGTTATTTTTTCCAACTGCACAACATTATTGCTTAAGTGACTTACCAATTCGAGATATTTAGGGTGCGTTAAAACAGTTTTCCCAAAATCTATAGAACCATAAACAACAGATTGCTCTTGCTCACGTTCCAAGATTCCTGGGATGATTGACTGAGCCGTGACACGATATCCTCTATGTAGAGGAATACAAGTGATTACCACGAAAACTTACCATCGAACTAGTATGTGCAAATGAGCTATTACAAAATACCCACGTCGTACAAATAGTGCGACGAAACAAAATGTGTGTACGTAATTCGTACAAACCTATAGTCGATTACAACGGTACCAAGAGTGTAAAGGCCGGGTAAATCGACTGCAGCGTAAACTCTGACACCTTGTAAATCGTTCCGAGGCGCGACAAAAGCTGCAGCATCACCGCCCAGTTCTTTGTAATGATCTCTCACGTCGAATCCAAGGGAGAAGAATATATTGTTCCAAATAAACATCTGCATTTTTGCTTCCTCTCCCGGATTTATTGCCATCACATTACCATCTATTACAGCTACTGCCCCCCGAGTTGCAGCAGCGACGAAATCACTATGAACCTAAATTAATAAATGAATTATACAGGTACCTTATCCCGTATATTTAAATCTAGAAGAGTTAACGTACTTTAAAAATAGCACGTTCTCTAAGCAGTCTTTCTGGTAAATTTTTGCGAGGTAACTCTCTCGTTGTTTGTAACTCCTCGTTCCAATCTCGAGTTTGCCCCGGGATGTGTTCTTCGTAGCCCAATTTAGAAGAGAAAGCTAATGCAAAAACATTATTTCATAGAATTAAATGGATATTTTGTATATCCTGATTTAATTACTTAAAATAAAACGTACTGTCTTCGGCGCGTATTGCATCGATCGTATGTTCAATTTGAGGTGCACTCCACGCGTAAAGCTGATAAGGGGTAGCAACTCTTTCAAAAGGATGTCTCTGTGTTCTCCTTCGTTGCATAGCAGCGAAACCCCGTTTAAATGTTGGACTGAGTTGATTCAGTAGCTCGATTAAACTATGACACAGATGACTCGGGGTCGCCGGTTTTGGATTAAACATTTCTTTCGTCGACTGATTGACGAAAAACCCCCTAGCACACGCGGTTAAATAATATTGCTTGTCCTCTAAGGTTACCACGTGTAAGTATAACAAGTCACCGTGAAGCTTCCTGTGGCCAGGTGGAGGATTCCATCCAGACGTTGTTAGGACCTGTAACAAATTGAATAAATGATATAAAGAATAAGCTAAGTAGCAAAGAAATCGTATGTATCTTCAAATCTTACTTTTAAGCATGGAGGACATTTCTGCTCCTTAGCTTGCGGTTGTAGAGGTAATAAAGGCCTGTCTTTACATCCGGGTATAATATAATCCGGTGGAGTACAGTCAACCGAATCTGCCCTGCTCttctttttctcgagaatgtcACCATTAGTAACTACGTTCAGAAACGATAAACTGCTACATTCGACACCATTGTAAGCATCTGCAGGATCTACGGACTTCAATAAATCTCGTACATGTCGAACGTGTATGCGGGCCTCTCGCATCGTGTACGGCTCCTCTACGACCTTAATCATCGAACCGTCTTTTAGACCTTCGATGTTCTTCAGCTCGGCAAAGTTATCCAATGTATTACCATCGAGCTGAAGAGAGAAACAAGTGCGGTGGCAGGTGTCTTCGCGATCCATGAGCAACTGATGGATTTCCTGAATAAAACAATAAGAAtatatatgtacaaaaaaattgaTGTTTATTTTTGCCATTATACAGAGTACTTCTAGTAACTGGGCCCAGGTATAATTCTAAGCGAAGATAGAACAAAAATTGTACTTTGTTCAAATTGTGTGTTTCACAGTTACCAGAATCACCATTATGTATAAGTATTGAAAGAATTATTTAAGAAAGTATCAGTTACCTGTACCAGTTCCATACTTGAGACTTGAATATCAAAAGGTTCTGCACCTGGACTAACAATTCTAACAATGAATCCCATATCTTGAATGAAAACAACTTCTTGCTCATTCGCAGCATCTTTATCCTTATCACCATCCACTTCTTTCTCGCTTTTCtcattctttttctctttttccttttctttcttgcTTCCTTCCTCTTTTGTGGC
This genomic window from Colletes latitarsis isolate SP2378_abdomen chromosome 8, iyColLati1, whole genome shotgun sequence contains:
- the Clu gene encoding clustered mitochondria protein homolog, which codes for MTLGAQIEPSTENGSMKIPLLNGNEDQTTTGMKQPMEETGSISTIVKTVVEKGEVEATKEEGSKKEKEKEKKNEKSEKEVDGDKDKDAANEQEVVFIQDMGFIVRIVSPGAEPFDIQVSSMELVQEIHQLLMDREDTCHRTCFSLQLDGNTLDNFAELKNIEGLKDGSMIKVVEEPYTMREARIHVRHVRDLLKSVDPADAYNGVECSSLSFLNVVTNGDILEKKKSRADSVDCTPPDYIIPGCKDRPLLPLQPQAKEQKCPPCLKVLTTSGWNPPPGHRKLHGDLLYLHVVTLEDKQYYLTACARGFFVNQSTKEMFNPKPATPSHLCHSLIELLNQLSPTFKRGFAAMQRRRTQRHPFERVATPYQLYAWSAPQIEHTIDAIRAEDTFSSKLGYEEHIPGQTRDWNEELQTTRELPRKNLPERLLRERAIFKVHSDFVAAATRGAVAVIDGNVMAINPGEEAKMQMFIWNNIFFSLGFDVRDHYKELGGDAAAFVAPRNDLQGVRVYAAVDLPGLYTLGTVVIDYRGYRVTAQSIIPGILEREQEQSVVYGSIDFGKTVLTHPKYLELLNKAGQQLKILPHKVINDAGEEVELCSSVECKGIIGNDSRHYVLDLLRTFPPDVNFLKLEGVELSKEARALGFPIEHKHRLACLRQELIDSFVEARYVQFIKHAAAHLQQLTSARRVQKEKETTAKEGKKEESNAIIVDSNKEDSTQSLIEADEAKKIVESITDSITGGEKQELEESTKEIVRRAASAVGSLREAEFDVRFNPDVFSPGVQHPDLNGPALKKQKQLVQDAADFLLTVQIPTFIRECLDHTAAAMDGSTLVEALHGRGINVRYLGKLATMLAATVPQLQYLHRIAVSELVLRSAKHIFTFYMQGTELMSLSAAISHFLNCLLSSAQIIHPQQNLEELQSKTAKRRNKRKGRNNGPQQSEVEWASLTPRSLWQQIKADLKAYYDWETPSPESLDATIDHFHLQKISLLRGFCIKTGIQILLREYNFENKNRATFFEEDILNIFPVVKHINPRASDAYNFYTTGQSKIQQGYLKDGYELISEALNLLNNVYGAMHPEIAQCLRMLARLNYIMGDHGEALATQQKAVLMSERVNGIDHPYTITEYIHLALYSFANGQVSVSLRLLYRARYLALLVCGEDHPEVALLDSNISLILHAVGEYELSLRFLEHALALNLRYHGLRSLKVAVSYHLVARTQSCMGDFRAALNNEKETYAIYKQQLGEDHEKTKESSDCLRHLTQQAVVLQKKMNEIYTGKSGVSLPPIQVQPPSMGSVLDMLNVINGILFVQISQQDIENFKAEIEKRQKEQTPDGDIKAIQNENKKNEKENKKDEKENKKLEKNIEAQQVESKKLEESKTTLEPVVAES